In Melioribacteraceae bacterium 4301-Me, a genomic segment contains:
- a CDS encoding 16S rRNA (uracil(1498)-N(3))-methyltransferase, which translates to MGLDSLSNIELYFSPNINNGQIKIDGEEAHHIIDVMRHKIGNQIFVTNGKGNIFEAVIENIKQREITCRIVEVNQFDNPFSNIIICLPLLKSPYRFEFALEKAVELGITNFLVFRSSRSIMKNFKVSRWQKILLSAMKQSLHTWLPNIAVLENLSKLNEFEGIKIFFEQNTNQTIRDFIECVEKSKSDKLYLIFGPEGGLNSSEIDMIENKRKIKLSNNRLRTETAIIYVSAILNNLLES; encoded by the coding sequence TTGGGACTGGATTCGCTTTCTAATATTGAACTTTATTTTTCTCCGAATATCAATAATGGCCAAATAAAAATTGATGGCGAAGAAGCACATCACATAATTGATGTGATGCGCCATAAAATTGGAAATCAGATATTCGTAACAAATGGTAAGGGTAATATTTTTGAGGCAGTAATAGAAAACATAAAACAGAGAGAGATTACATGCAGAATTGTTGAGGTCAATCAATTTGATAATCCTTTTAGTAATATCATCATTTGTCTTCCATTACTAAAATCGCCTTATCGTTTTGAATTTGCATTGGAAAAAGCAGTCGAGTTAGGCATAACTAACTTTTTGGTTTTTAGGTCTTCCCGCAGTATTATGAAAAATTTTAAAGTAAGCAGATGGCAGAAAATATTGCTCTCTGCAATGAAACAGTCATTGCACACATGGTTACCTAATATTGCCGTCTTGGAGAATCTCAGCAAACTTAATGAGTTCGAAGGTATAAAAATTTTTTTCGAACAAAACACAAATCAAACTATAAGGGATTTTATAGAGTGTGTTGAAAAGTCGAAATCCGATAAACTTTACCTAATCTTTGGTCCAGAAGGTGGCCTAAATAGTTCTGAAATTGATATGATTGAGAATAAAAGAAAGATTAAACTTTCTAACAATCGTTTAAGGACAGAGACAGCGATCATATATGTTTCTGCAATTCTTAACAATCTTCTTGAAAGTTAA
- the ggt gene encoding gamma-glutamyltransferase, which yields MNHFNITHHSSFKKILLFFLISNCFIIAQSSQLIRSKHGMVVSASELASKVGTKIMEEGGNAIDAAVATGFALAVTYPFAGNLGGGGYMVIHLSNGKNTAIDYREKAPLSAYKDMYLVNGEYVPSLSREGATSVAVPGSVAGLIYALNKYGTMPLAKVIQPAIDLAKDGWILDYRTADSFKSFLDEFKKYPSSVKIFSKNGKPYETGEIFKQEDLANTLEMIKKYGIDGFYKGKVANLLIKQIKSLGGYITQEDLEKYKVIEKPVVEGTYRGYKIISMPPSSSGGIALIELLNILENYNFSKDDWGSSIYIHRLVEAMKYTYADRTYLLGDEDFYKVPKKGLISKEYAKSIFEKIEARKNQAVPSSQISHGNPEKFIESNETTHYSVYDQFGNAVSVTTTINSAYGSKIVVDGAGFLLNNEMDDFSAKPGEYNQFGLLGTEGNSIQPEKRPLSSMTPTIVLKNDKPFIIIGSPGGSRIITTVLQVILNCIDFGMNIAEAISAPRIHHQWMPDEIYYERLSLSKDVKENLKKMGYKFQEAEQKFTILGLAEGIMIDQENGFIYGASDARGSGAAVGF from the coding sequence ATGAACCATTTCAATATTACACATCACAGCTCTTTTAAAAAAATATTGCTGTTTTTTTTAATTAGCAATTGTTTCATAATTGCTCAATCATCGCAATTAATAAGAAGTAAACATGGTATGGTTGTTAGTGCCAGCGAGTTAGCCAGCAAAGTCGGCACTAAAATAATGGAAGAAGGCGGCAATGCAATTGATGCTGCAGTGGCGACTGGTTTTGCATTAGCTGTTACTTACCCTTTCGCTGGGAACTTAGGAGGCGGTGGTTACATGGTCATTCATTTAAGTAATGGAAAAAATACTGCTATTGATTATCGAGAAAAAGCGCCTCTTTCGGCTTATAAAGATATGTATTTGGTAAACGGTGAATATGTTCCATCGTTAAGTAGAGAAGGTGCAACCTCTGTTGCGGTGCCAGGCAGTGTTGCAGGACTAATTTATGCGCTGAATAAGTATGGAACTATGCCTCTTGCTAAAGTAATTCAGCCTGCAATCGACTTAGCAAAAGATGGATGGATTTTAGATTATAGAACTGCAGATTCTTTTAAAAGTTTTTTAGATGAGTTTAAGAAATATCCTTCATCAGTTAAAATCTTTTCTAAAAATGGAAAACCGTATGAGACAGGAGAAATATTTAAACAAGAAGACTTAGCAAATACTTTAGAAATGATAAAAAAATACGGCATAGATGGCTTTTATAAAGGCAAAGTTGCTAATCTTCTTATAAAGCAAATTAAGTCTCTTGGCGGTTATATAACTCAAGAGGATCTTGAAAAATACAAAGTTATTGAAAAGCCAGTAGTTGAAGGAACTTATAGGGGATACAAAATAATTTCAATGCCGCCTTCGAGTTCTGGTGGAATCGCCCTTATAGAACTCCTCAACATTTTAGAAAATTATAACTTTTCTAAAGATGACTGGGGAAGCAGCATATATATACATCGTTTAGTTGAAGCTATGAAGTACACTTATGCTGATAGAACTTACTTACTTGGCGATGAAGATTTTTATAAAGTGCCTAAAAAAGGATTAATATCCAAAGAATATGCAAAAAGCATATTTGAAAAAATAGAAGCAAGAAAAAATCAAGCTGTACCATCATCTCAAATTTCTCATGGTAATCCAGAAAAATTTATAGAAAGCAATGAGACTACTCATTATTCAGTTTATGACCAATTTGGAAATGCTGTTAGTGTTACTACAACAATAAATTCAGCTTACGGTTCTAAAATTGTTGTAGATGGAGCTGGCTTTTTGTTAAACAATGAAATGGATGATTTTAGTGCTAAACCTGGTGAATATAATCAATTTGGATTGTTAGGTACTGAAGGCAATTCTATCCAACCAGAAAAAAGACCACTTAGTTCAATGACACCCACCATAGTGCTAAAAAATGACAAACCGTTTATAATTATTGGTTCACCAGGTGGTTCAAGAATTATTACAACAGTACTTCAAGTAATTTTAAATTGTATTGATTTTGGAATGAACATAGCAGAGGCAATCAGCGCACCTCGCATTCATCATCAATGGATGCCAGATGAAATTTATTATGAAAGGTTATCGTTGTCTAAAGATGTTAAAGAAAATCTGAAAAAAATGGGTTACAAATTTCAAGAAGCAGAGCAGAAGTTTACAATTTTAGGATTGGCAGAAGGAATAATGATCGACCAGGAAAATGGATTTATTTACGGCGCTTCTGATGCTCGTGGCAGCGGTGCAGCTGTTGGTTTTTAG
- a CDS encoding TonB-dependent receptor domain-containing protein, giving the protein MHYYQKPLNNYVYLWGIFFFLIVFNSLSFSQNGIIKGVIKDAKTGENLVGANIIVIGTNIGTTANINGEYILRVPTGHRVIQVSFIGYKTVRKEFDIKSSETISQDFLLQNDIIGTQEVVVVGTRTQDRTVVNSPVPIDIITAKEIEQSGFSLTTDLLKSLVPSYNAPQTSIVDGSDHVRPATLRGLNPDQVLVLINGKRRYTSALVNVNGTIGRGSSGTDLNAIPASAIERIEVLRDGASAQYGSDAIAGVINIILKSKKGFDVSTSYGEYLTGYTRGYSESEGNLPGENASTYSWDGKTEKVNIQDGISKNVHLGYGFDVNGGVVYLSGDYRKHNFTNRSGIDYRQQYFTINGQPDPREATFGRLNHRFGDADLEDIGVFLNSSIPISEGTEFYSFGGYSFRKGSAGGFYRRSLDDRNVRAIYPDGFLPMIDTKIYDGSFAAGIKGTLGDLIYDAAEVFGGNSFNFYVDNSLNASYGAQSPTSFFAGALKFYQSTTTIDFSKQIDIGTENPLNIAAGLEFRWENYQIAAGEPKSYLDGGVPILDGPNAGKPAPVGSQVFPGFAPSNEQNQSRTNVGVYLDLENQINAQLSLGAAARFENYSDFGSTLTGKFDARYEFIPNLALRGAISTGFRAPSLSQEYFSSIATTFIGGVPFELGTFPVSSAVAKALGAKDLTAEKSVNISGGLTFSDNNLAITIDVYEINLKDRIVLTENFTGSGIANFLQSKGVNATGGRFFTNALDTKTKGLDITAKYGLLLGDGTLRFMASLNFNKTDITNKDKIQTPAQLQSITTIPLLGRVEQGRFERGQPLSSWNFQANYSIYNFSFMARLQRYGQVTSFNNDPTRDQTFSPIWLVDAEASYKIIKELTIAIGANNLFDVYPDKVIKINSFNGILPFTSMLPSGFNGRYVYSRLSFSI; this is encoded by the coding sequence ATGCATTATTATCAAAAACCGCTTAACAATTATGTTTATTTATGGGGGATATTCTTTTTTTTGATAGTCTTCAACTCACTATCCTTTTCGCAAAACGGAATTATAAAGGGGGTAATTAAGGATGCAAAGACAGGGGAAAATTTAGTAGGCGCCAATATCATTGTGATAGGTACAAACATTGGTACAACTGCAAATATCAACGGCGAATATATTTTAAGAGTACCTACAGGCCATCGTGTAATTCAAGTGAGTTTCATAGGTTATAAAACGGTAAGGAAAGAATTTGATATTAAATCAAGTGAGACAATAAGTCAAGATTTTTTGCTTCAAAACGATATTATCGGCACGCAAGAAGTTGTTGTTGTTGGTACAAGAACACAAGACAGGACTGTTGTCAATTCGCCAGTGCCAATAGATATTATTACAGCTAAAGAAATTGAGCAATCCGGGTTTTCATTAACAACAGATTTGTTGAAATCATTAGTTCCATCTTATAATGCACCACAAACAAGTATAGTAGATGGTTCCGATCATGTTCGTCCTGCTACGTTAAGAGGGCTGAATCCGGATCAAGTACTTGTTCTAATAAATGGCAAGAGAAGATATACAAGCGCGCTTGTAAATGTGAATGGTACAATTGGTCGTGGTTCTTCAGGAACGGATTTAAATGCTATACCAGCTTCAGCAATTGAAAGAATAGAAGTTTTACGAGATGGTGCATCGGCTCAATATGGCTCAGATGCAATTGCTGGTGTAATTAATATTATACTTAAATCTAAAAAAGGTTTTGATGTGTCTACTTCGTATGGCGAGTATCTAACAGGTTATACAAGAGGATATTCAGAATCAGAAGGTAATTTACCCGGAGAAAATGCTTCCACATATTCATGGGACGGGAAAACAGAAAAAGTAAATATTCAAGATGGGATTTCTAAAAATGTACACTTAGGTTATGGTTTTGATGTTAACGGTGGTGTTGTTTATCTAAGCGGAGACTATCGCAAACATAATTTTACAAATAGATCTGGCATAGACTATAGACAACAATATTTTACAATTAATGGTCAACCAGACCCACGCGAAGCAACTTTTGGAAGGTTAAATCACAGATTTGGTGATGCTGATTTAGAAGACATTGGTGTGTTTCTTAATAGTTCTATTCCAATTTCTGAGGGTACTGAATTCTATTCTTTTGGCGGTTACAGTTTTAGGAAAGGTTCAGCTGGCGGATTTTATCGCCGTTCTTTAGATGATAGAAATGTTCGTGCAATTTATCCGGATGGATTTTTACCAATGATTGATACAAAAATTTACGATGGCTCATTTGCTGCGGGCATCAAAGGAACTTTGGGGGATTTAATTTATGATGCAGCAGAAGTGTTTGGAGGTAACTCTTTTAATTTCTATGTGGATAATTCATTGAACGCATCGTATGGAGCTCAAAGTCCCACCTCGTTTTTTGCAGGGGCATTAAAATTTTACCAATCAACAACAACAATTGATTTTTCAAAGCAGATTGATATTGGGACTGAAAATCCATTGAATATTGCGGCTGGATTAGAATTTAGGTGGGAAAATTATCAAATCGCTGCTGGTGAACCAAAATCTTACTTAGATGGTGGTGTACCAATTCTTGATGGACCGAATGCTGGAAAGCCGGCTCCTGTAGGTTCACAGGTTTTCCCTGGCTTTGCTCCAAGCAACGAACAAAATCAAAGTCGAACCAATGTTGGAGTGTATTTAGACTTAGAAAATCAAATTAATGCACAATTATCTCTTGGTGCAGCGGCTCGTTTTGAAAATTACAGCGATTTTGGTTCGACTTTGACAGGTAAGTTTGACGCACGTTATGAATTCATTCCTAATCTCGCGCTTAGAGGTGCAATTAGTACTGGCTTTAGAGCACCATCTTTATCCCAAGAATATTTTTCATCTATTGCTACGACTTTTATAGGCGGTGTTCCATTTGAACTGGGCACTTTCCCTGTTAGCTCTGCAGTTGCAAAGGCATTAGGTGCAAAAGATTTAACCGCTGAAAAATCTGTAAATATTAGTGGAGGGTTAACTTTTTCCGATAATAACCTGGCAATTACAATCGACGTTTACGAAATTAATTTAAAAGATAGAATAGTATTAACAGAAAATTTTACGGGTTCGGGAATAGCTAATTTCTTGCAATCTAAAGGAGTAAATGCTACGGGTGGTCGCTTTTTTACCAATGCCCTGGATACAAAGACTAAAGGACTTGATATAACAGCAAAATACGGATTGCTGCTGGGTGATGGTACATTAAGATTTATGGCTTCGCTTAATTTTAATAAGACTGACATTACAAACAAGGACAAAATTCAAACTCCTGCTCAGCTTCAAAGTATAACTACAATACCTTTGCTGGGCAGGGTAGAGCAAGGAAGATTTGAACGTGGTCAGCCTTTAAGTTCATGGAATTTTCAAGCTAATTATTCAATCTACAATTTTTCTTTTATGGCAAGATTACAGAGATATGGACAAGTAACATCATTTAATAACGATCCAACAAGGGACCAAACTTTTTCTCCAATTTGGTTGGTTGATGCTGAAGCTTCTTACAAGATAATAAAAGAACTAACCATTGCTATTGGTGCTAATAATCTATTTGATGTGTATCCAGATAAGGTAATTAAGATAAACAGCTTTAATGGTATCTTACCATTCACTAGTATGTTGCCGTCTGGATTTAATGGGAGGTATGTTTATTCTCGGTTAAGCTTTAGTATCTGA
- a CDS encoding POTRA domain-containing protein: MSKQFFRNHSIIKFILIYACSPLLLFAFESNSAVAADSVLDDVIRVDSIVIKGNDITQDFIILRELTFKKGDVISKSDIEYNRERIFSLNLFSKVEIYPKETNGYSIVFIDVNESWYIYPIPFISKSNGAKKYSYGLHLTYKNFRGRNEVLRSTINFGYDPFFTLLYDNPAFQYDENIGISFALAYQKISNKSNAAKLLYGGDFNNIFYSTALSLSKRLNQFNKIYVAFGFDYVTFPSNNIFGISASSSSIDRTVWLSSGYEFDSRDLKQFSQEGIYSSIQFTHKGFGIDNISYNILRIEFQEHKNIYGDFIGRFKIATRSTFGRIIPYYDYSYLGYSEYVRGHINDYKEGYNSILTSVEFSYPLLKEWDLSLKIPLLPRKLTSARIGIYITTFADAGATYNYLDKIKFNDFYSGYGLGITLLILPYNAIRFEYAVNELGKGEFIIGTGFAF, translated from the coding sequence ATGAGCAAACAATTCTTTCGTAACCATTCTATTATTAAATTTATATTGATTTATGCCTGTTCACCATTATTACTTTTTGCATTTGAAAGTAACTCTGCTGTTGCAGCTGATTCTGTGCTTGATGATGTAATCAGAGTTGATTCAATAGTAATTAAAGGAAATGACATTACGCAGGATTTTATCATTTTAAGAGAACTTACTTTTAAGAAAGGGGATGTTATTAGTAAATCAGATATTGAATATAATCGTGAAAGAATTTTTAGCTTGAATTTATTTAGCAAAGTTGAGATTTATCCGAAGGAAACAAATGGATATTCAATTGTTTTTATTGATGTTAATGAATCTTGGTACATCTATCCGATTCCTTTTATCAGTAAATCCAACGGAGCAAAAAAATACTCTTACGGTTTGCATCTAACCTATAAAAACTTTCGAGGAAGAAATGAGGTATTAAGGTCAACAATAAATTTTGGTTATGATCCCTTTTTTACTTTGCTATATGATAATCCAGCTTTTCAATATGATGAAAACATTGGTATTTCATTTGCACTTGCTTATCAAAAAATTAGCAACAAAAGTAATGCGGCTAAGCTGCTTTATGGAGGTGACTTTAACAATATATTTTATTCTACAGCTTTAAGCTTATCAAAGAGACTAAATCAGTTCAATAAAATTTATGTTGCATTTGGTTTTGATTATGTAACTTTTCCTTCTAACAATATCTTTGGCATTTCTGCATCTTCTTCATCGATTGATAGGACTGTTTGGTTAAGCTCTGGCTACGAATTTGACTCACGCGATTTAAAGCAATTTTCGCAAGAGGGAATTTACTCTTCTATTCAATTTACACATAAAGGATTTGGGATCGACAATATATCATACAATATTTTAAGAATAGAATTCCAAGAGCATAAGAATATTTACGGCGATTTTATTGGTCGATTTAAAATAGCAACAAGATCAACATTTGGTAGAATTATACCTTATTATGATTATTCATATTTAGGATACAGTGAGTATGTAAGAGGTCATATTAATGATTATAAAGAGGGCTATAATTCAATACTTACTTCAGTCGAATTTAGTTACCCTTTATTAAAAGAATGGGACCTTAGCTTGAAAATACCATTGTTACCACGAAAATTAACCTCTGCAAGAATTGGAATTTATATTACGACTTTTGCAGATGCTGGTGCAACATATAACTATTTAGATAAGATAAAATTTAATGATTTCTATTCTGGATACGGCTTAGGGATTACATTACTTATTTTACCATATAATGCAATAAGATTCGAATACGCAGTAAATGAATTAGGTAAAGGAGAATTTATAATTGGGACTGGATTCGCTTTCTAA